Proteins encoded in a region of the Quercus lobata isolate SW786 chromosome 8, ValleyOak3.0 Primary Assembly, whole genome shotgun sequence genome:
- the LOC115957145 gene encoding uncharacterized protein LOC115957145: MESVSEEAPSSASTGVMKSTWNGIWKLEVLNCIHLLMWHAGTNSLPTRVNLAHRKMMTETTYLHCKLGPEDTLHALKTCPLLSMVWWVSFAELVDATNSVSSFLDVIQLAQQDRNKLRLEENAVLLVKINSMACEALQEYHQLHPIHAKIPHTTRSVRWRPPPAGLLKVNFDGAFFAEENTASLGIIIRNDNGLVMAALTQHIPLPALVDGGSANSVPSSLVCKGVGFSKLDS; encoded by the exons ATGGAGAGTGTGAGTGAAGAAGCACCTAGTTCAGCTTCTACAGGAGTGATGAAGAGCACATGGAATGGAATTTGGAAGTTGGAGGTCCTAAATTGTATTCATCTACTCATGTGGCATGCTGGGACTAACTCTTTACCTACAAGAGTTAACTTGGCCCATCGCAAGATGATGACAGAGACTACCTACCTCCATTGCAAGCTAGGACCCGAGGACACACTACATGCTCTCAAGACATGCCCACTTTTATCCATGGTATGGTGGGTATCTTTTGCCGAATTGGTTGATGCTACTAACTCTGTTTCTAGCTTTCTAGACGTTATTCAGCTTGCACAACAGGACAG AAACAAACTCCGCCTAGAGGAAAATGCGGTTCTGTTAGTAAAGATCAATTCCATGGCTTGCGAGGCACTTCAGGAGTACCATCAACTTCATCCCATTCACGCCAAGATCCCGCATACAACGAGATCAGTAAGGTGGCGTCCTCCACCGGCAGGTCTACTCAAAGTTAATTTTGATGGGGCGTTTTTTGCTGAAGAAAACACTGCTAGTCTTGGTATTATAATCCGTAATGATAACGGATTGGTTATGGCAGCTTTAACACAACATATTCCACTACCTGCTTTGGTAGATGGTGGAAGTGCTAACAGTGTGCCAAGCTCTTTGGTTTGCAAAGGAGTTGGGTTTTCGAAGCTTGATAGTTGA
- the LOC115957532 gene encoding 40S ribosomal protein S15a-1 — protein sequence MVRVSVLNDALKSMYNAEKRGKRQVMIRPSSKVIIKFLLVMQKHGYIGEFEYVDDHRAGKIVVELNGRLNKCGVISPRFDVGVKEIEGWTARLLPSRQFGYIVLTTSAGIMDHEEARRKNVGGKVLGFFY from the exons ATGGTGAGAGTGAGTGTTTTGAATGATGCTCTTAAGAGCATGTACAATGCCGAGAAACGGGGGAAGCGCCAGGTCATGATCAGGCCATCCTCAAAAGTGATAATCAAATTTCTTTTGGTTATGCAGAAGCATG GTTACATTGGCGAGTTTGAGTATGTTGATGACCATAGGGCTGGCAAAATTGTTGTTGAACTGAATGGGAGGCTCAACAAATGTGGCGTTATTAGTCCTCGTTTTGATGTGGGAGTCAAAGAGATTGAAGGTTGGACTGCAAGGTTGCTCCCCTCAAGACAG TTTGGTTATATTGTGTTGACTACTTCTGCTGGTATCATGGATCATGAAGAGGCCAGGAGAAAGAATGTTGGTGGTAAAGTGCTTGGATTTTTTTACTAG